One segment of Prinia subflava isolate CZ2003 ecotype Zambia chromosome 11, Cam_Psub_1.2, whole genome shotgun sequence DNA contains the following:
- the LOC134555944 gene encoding nuclear cap-binding protein subunit 2 — protein sequence MGRDSESRCTSCGLDSSSSSARSSAMAAALARPGARAPPHSGHPAVLARGAATPPRRARERRAPPRHWRRARRPRVRAREGAEGRPRRVLSVCPGLAWAGLGRAGPGSAAMSSGGTLSILRSDSYAELSQYRDQHFRGTRYDQERLLRKSCTLYVGNLSFYTTEEQIHELFGKSGDIKKVIMGLDKVKKTACGFCFVEYYARGDAENAMRYINGTRLDDRIIRTDWDAGFKEGRQYGRGRSGGQVRDEYRQDYDAGRGGYGKTVQCQ from the exons aTGGGCCGCGACTCCGAGAGCCGCTGCACCAGCTGcgggctggacagcagcagcagcagcgcccgcAGCAGCGCCATGGCCGCTGCTCTCGCGAGACCAGGCGCCCGAGCGCCCCCACACTCGGGGCACCCCGCGGTTCTCGCGAGAGGTGCGGCcaccccgccccgccgcgctcgCGAGAGGCGCGCACCGCCTCGCCATTGGCGGCGCGCGCGGCGGCCGCGGGTGCGTGCGCGGGAAGGCGCCGAGGGGCGGCCGCGCCGGGTGCTGTCCGTCTGTCCTGGGCTGGCTTGGGCCGGCctcggccgggccgggccgggcagcgccgccatGAGCTCCGGCGGGACGCTGAGCATCCTGCGCAGCGACTCCTATGCCGAACTCAGCCAGTACCGGGACCAGCATTTCCGG GGGACGCGGTACGACCAGGAGCGGCTGCTGAGGAAGAGCTGCACACTGTACGTGGGGAACCTCTCTTTCTACACCACGGAGGAGCAGATCCACGAGCTCTTCGGCAAAAGCGGCGACATCAAGAAGGTCATCATGGGGCTGGACAAAGTGAAGAAAACCGCCTGCGGCTTCTGCTTCGTGGA GTATTATGCCAGAGGAGATGCTGAAAATGCGATGCGATACATCAACGGGACCAGACTTGATGACAGGATCATAAGGACAGACTGGGATGCAGGATTTAAGGAGGGTAGGCAGTATGGCCGTGGAAGATCAGGGGGGCAG GTCCGAGATGAGTATCGGCAAGACTACGATGCTGGACGAGGTGGCTATGGCAAAACTGTTCAGTGCCAGTGA
- the PIGZ gene encoding GPI mannosyltransferase 4 encodes MVARALWALLAALRAGWCLLPQSGYLHPDEFFQAPEVMAGDILNLQVYYPWEFVSSSPCRTVVFPLMTSGVTYWVIKSLQQLDICSSCINSYTLLVSPRLLFTIFSFILDYSVYQLAPFWGADPWKALVLLAGSYVTLVFYTRTFTNTLEGLLFALLMVLVSSRKSSGSSAEPTSSSLIGVITTAGFFNRPTFLAFALMPLLYWAGLIVDSQKSIKTLINHFLKFILCACFTASVFITADTFYFTSVNLDNLYSTNMSSLIDVIVQLHDKMVVTPFNFLSYNLNPHNLALHGTHPRVTHFTVNAVMLFGILHILAISAGFKMLKKYVHQLMLVRWCYRGPPGLLVHSEGSPTLLLFYFVPLAFLSVFSHQEPRFLIPLILPLVLFSASPSRAVKWKLLIVVFNLLGALLFGCLHQGGLIPSLFHLEQLIHSPASPGHPRHYTLLFAHTYMPPRSLLNIKKTDVHVEVIDMAGAGEETLCQAVEQQASNFNCSDCHVFIIIPGTVRATITKCGVSFKNETLIFPHLSMEDPPQIPVLSSGNWRSQLGLYILELNRDHQSL; translated from the exons ATGGTGGCGCGGGCGCTGTGGGCGCTGCTGGCGGCGCTGCGGGCGGGCTGGTGCCTCCTGCCGCAGAGCGGGTACCTGCACCCCGACGAGTTCTTCCAGGCACCCGAGGTCATGGCAG GGGATATTTTAAACCTACAGGTCTATTATCCATGGGAGTTCGTTTCCAGCTCTCCTTGCAGAACAGTTGTTTTCCCATTAATGACATCAGGAGTTACGTACTGGGTGATCAAGTCTTTGCAGCAGTTGGACATATGTTCAAGTTGCATCAACAGCTACACTCTCCTTGTATCTCCTCGCCTGCTCTTTACAATCTTTTCTTTCATACTCGACTATAGTGTTTATCAATTGGCCCCTTTCTGGGGAGCAGATCCGTGGAAAGCGCTGGTGCTTCTTGCTGGATCGTATGTCACGCTGGTGTTTTATACAAGAACGTTTACCAACACACTCGAAGGActtctctttgctcttctcATGGTACTGGTTTCTTCAAGGAAGTCCagtggcagctcagcagagcctaCAAGCAGCTCTCTCATAGGTGTCATAACAACTGCTGGGTTTTTCAACAGGCCAACCTTTCTGGCATTTGCTCTAATGCCCCTGCTTTACTGGGCCGGTTTAATTGTTGACTCTCAAAAGAGCATTAAAACTCTCATAAACCACTTTTTGAAGTTTATCCTATGTGCATGTTTTACCGCTTCTGTTTTCATAACTGCTGACACCTTCTATTTTACCTCTGTGAACTTAGACAATCTCTACAGCACTAACATGAGCAGCCTAATTGATGTAATTGTTCAATTGCATGACAAAATGGTAGTCACTCCCTTCAATTTTCTCAGCTATAATCTTAATCCTCATAATCTTGCACTGCATGGAACTCACCCACGAGTTACACATTTTACAGTCAATGCAGTAATGCTATTTGGGATCTTACATATCCTGGCCATCAGTGCTGGCTTTAAAATGCTAAAGAAATATGTCCATCAGTTAATGCTGGTCAGATGGTGTTACCGTGGGCCGCCTGGGCTGTTGGTGCATTCCGAGGGCAGTCCAACattgctgctgttttattttgttcctttgGCATTTCTCTCCGTGTTCAGTCACCAGGAGCCTCGGTTTCTCATCCCTCTCATCCTGCCGTTGGTCCTGTTCAGCGCGTCACCAAGCAGAGCTGTGAAATGGAAACTCCTCATTGTCGTGTTCAACCTTCTGGGGGCGCTTCTGTTCGGGTGCTTACACCAGGGAGGGCTCATTCCCTCTTTGTTTCACTTGGAGCAGCTCATCCATTCCCCGGCATCCCCCGGCCACCCGCGGCACTACACTCTGCTCTTTGCGCACACCTACATGCCCCCGCGGTCTCTGCTCAATATCAAGAAGACAGATGTGCACGTGGAAGTCATTGacatggctggggctggagaagAAACCCTCTGCCAGGCAGTAGAGCAGCAAGCAAGCAATTTTAACTGCAGTGACTGTCACGTCTTTATTATAATCCCTGGTACAGTCAGAGCCACAATTACAAAATGTGGTGTCTCATTCAAGAATGAGACTTTGATATTCCCTCACTTATCAATGGAAGACCCACCACAAATACCTGTCCTATCCAGTGGAAATTGGAGGAGTCAGTTAGGACTTTACATCCTTGAGCTAAACAGAGATCATCAAAGCCTTTAG